The Pseudoalteromonas xiamenensis genome includes a window with the following:
- a CDS encoding response regulator transcription factor: MNKKNSLLLIEDNLAIAKQISSFLEGIGWQIDFASVGELGLKLAIENTYDVILLDLNLPDIDGIALCSSIKSSTLHVMPILMVTARDTFEDKARGFSNGADDYITKPFDLRELALRCEALTRRSTLHTERKLTKGHLCVDLRSNASFWQGNSIVLTGIGFKILHKLLEAYPYPVSRSELVSSLWGEDPPESNALKSHIYSLRKALASVSDTACVERVSNVGYILKGIE, encoded by the coding sequence ATGAACAAAAAAAACTCTCTTCTTTTAATTGAAGACAATCTTGCGATTGCCAAACAAATTTCAAGCTTCTTAGAAGGAATAGGTTGGCAAATAGACTTTGCTTCAGTTGGAGAGCTGGGACTTAAGCTAGCAATTGAGAACACTTACGACGTAATTTTATTAGATCTCAATTTACCTGATATAGATGGGATCGCTTTATGTTCAAGCATTAAGTCTTCTACTTTGCATGTTATGCCTATTCTTATGGTAACAGCGCGAGATACTTTTGAAGATAAAGCCAGAGGCTTTAGTAATGGTGCTGACGACTACATTACAAAGCCATTTGATTTGAGGGAGCTAGCTCTTAGATGTGAAGCTTTGACTCGAAGGTCTACTTTGCATACTGAGAGAAAGTTAACTAAAGGACATTTGTGCGTCGATTTACGCTCAAACGCATCTTTCTGGCAAGGAAATTCAATTGTCCTTACGGGAATCGGATTTAAAATCTTACATAAATTACTGGAAGCTTACCCGTATCCTGTAAGTCGAAGTGAATTGGTGTCTAGTCTTTGGGGGGAAGACCCTCCGGAAAGCAATGCTTTGAAATCTCATATTTATAGCCTGAGAAAAGCGTTGGCCTCGGTTAGCGATACAGCGTGTGTTGAAAGGGTAAGTAACGTCGGTTACATTCTAAAGGGAATTGAATGA